One region of Ferrimicrobium acidiphilum DSM 19497 genomic DNA includes:
- a CDS encoding FMN-binding protein, whose protein sequence is MRRILTVLGATVVGLIGILTLYPRSKTQLGSTASNKTHSSSKVSKSKSSTPAAVPLPVGPTSVTGPVTNYGYGDIAVTVDVKAHKIVQVSIAKFQALDQYSVQIEQAAVPLLQTEVLKAQGLPISIITGATYTSQGFAYSLQGALNKLKGK, encoded by the coding sequence ATGCGCAGAATTTTGACCGTTCTTGGTGCGACGGTAGTTGGCCTTATTGGCATCCTTACTCTGTATCCACGGTCTAAGACCCAGTTGGGTTCCACCGCATCCAACAAGACCCATTCGAGCTCGAAGGTGTCTAAATCCAAGAGTTCGACTCCAGCGGCCGTGCCATTGCCGGTCGGGCCGACCTCGGTTACGGGGCCGGTTACGAACTATGGTTACGGGGACATCGCGGTGACCGTCGACGTGAAGGCCCACAAGATCGTCCAGGTATCGATTGCGAAGTTCCAGGCGCTTGACCAGTACTCGGTCCAGATCGAGCAAGCTGCAGTTCCGTTGCTCCAGACCGAGGTGCTCAAAGCTCAGGGGCTTCCGATCTCGATAATCACGGGGGCCACCTATACGAGCCAGGGTTTTGCCTACTCGCTTCAGGGTGCGCTTAATAAGCTAAAAGGGAAATGA